TTGAAGTTGCAAGAACCATAGCGAGGGAGGGGCCAAGGCTCGGTGAGATTCGGGAGATTCCGTATCGCTTCGATTCACTGGGAGACGTTGACACCCTCCGGGAGATACTGTGGAACCATGCAGGCATCGTGAGGAGCGGTTCCTCCCTGATGGACGGCCTGAAAAGGCTCGATTCGGTTGAGGCGGACCCGAGGTTAAAGCTGCTCGCGAGAGGAGTCCTTGAGTGTGCTCTCGCGAGAGAAGAAAGCCGGGGCGCTCACTACCGTGAGGACTTTCCAGCTATGAGCAAATCCTTCGAGAGATCGAGCTTCTTCGACGGAAGGTGCAGGCTCTAACCACAGGTGGCCAACAACCTTTTAATCTTCCTCCTCTACCACCATCCAAGCGAGGTGAGATTATGGAGAAGGAGACGCTCATAGCTGAGATTGAACGCCTGAAGGAAGAGCGCAACGCTATAATAATGGCCCACAACTACCAGCCACCTGAAATCCAGAATATAGCCGACTTCCTTGGTGACAGCCTTGAGCTCGCGAGGAAAGCTGTGGACGTTGATGCCGACGTCATAGTCTTCGCGGGAGTAGACTTCATGGCCGAGACCGCGAAGATCCTCAATCCCAAAAAGACCGTCCTGCTCCCGAGCAAAAGGGCCACCTGCGCCATGGCCAACATGCTGAAGGTCGAGCACATCCTTAGGGCCAAGGAGCGGTACCCGGACGCTCCAGTGGTTCTCTACGTGAACACCACCGCCGAGACGAAGGCCTACGCCGACGTAACGGTAACTTCAGCCAACGCGGTCAGAATAGTTGAGAAGCTCGATTCCGACGTCATACTCTTTGGACCGGACAAGAACCTGGCTCACCACGTCGCCAAGGTCACCGGAAAGAAGGTCATCCCCGTCCCCGAGTACGGACACTGCTATGTCCACAGGAAGTTCACCCTTGA
The Thermococcus radiotolerans genome window above contains:
- the nadA gene encoding quinolinate synthase NadA; the protein is MEKETLIAEIERLKEERNAIIMAHNYQPPEIQNIADFLGDSLELARKAVDVDADVIVFAGVDFMAETAKILNPKKTVLLPSKRATCAMANMLKVEHILRAKERYPDAPVVLYVNTTAETKAYADVTVTSANAVRIVEKLDSDVILFGPDKNLAHHVAKVTGKKVIPVPEYGHCYVHRKFTLEDVERARKLYPNAKLMVHPECEPEVQEKADIIVSTGGMIKRAPEHDEWVVFTEHEMVYRLKKLYPHIKFHPAREDAVCVGMKAITLNHVYESLRDMKYQVEVPEEIAEKARKAIERMLEMS